The following are encoded in a window of Echeneis naucrates chromosome 19, fEcheNa1.1, whole genome shotgun sequence genomic DNA:
- the tekt3 gene encoding tektin-3: MELMGSTLTATYARPKTSHFLPAISTMASSYRSTQPALAMNPSANLWRTNSYYKSSSALPIASSIQRENADLLRAKTVLYPSNRTALATRYTPEDWYKSNQNNYMESESSRKSAERLRRDTIRLMQDKEQLTRRTQENTSKNIGERLNDIAFWRAELSHETDNMVTEIAALTEVKKRLERALAETEGPFQVSQECLYHREKRMSIDLVHDDVEKDLIKEVEVIKLCQERMRRHLDRSVSQLASNRAALHELERDMNDKVTAQRIDDRCHHLRNTSDGIGYYRGIERLDPSLSLPDSWSKFTDDNILHSQSQRAATHKLRDEIDILLNTTSNEMWSQFNNVNVAFTNRISETADAKSSLQTHLAKTLQEIFQTEMLIESLKKALRDKECPLKVAQTRLEERTRRPNIELCRDNPHHRLVSEVREIEDTIHKLQERLMEAENTLQTLVKTKVNLEHDLSIKANSLFLDQEKCMSIRKSFPSMPRLVGFT; this comes from the exons ATGGAGCTAATGGGATCCACTCTGACGGCCACATATGCCCGGCCAAAAACCAGTCACTTCCTCCCCGCCATCTCCACCATGGCTTCCAGCTATCGCAGCACCCAGCCTGCCTTGGCCATGAATCCCAGTGCCAACCTGTGGAGGACCAACAGCTATTACAAGAGCAGCAGCGCGCTCCCAATTGCCTCTTCCATACAGCGAGAGAATGCAGATCTTCTTCGAGCCAAGACCGTGCTCTACCCATCCAACAGGACAGCACTGGCCACCCGCTACACCCCAGAGGACTGGTACAAGTCCAACCAAAACAATTACATGGAGTCCGAGTCATCCCGGAAAAGCGCTGAAAGGCTGAGGAGAGACACCATCAGGCTGATGCAGGATAAGGAGCAGCTGACCAGACGAACCCAAGAAAACACCAGCAAGAACATTGGTGAGCGACTCAACGACATCGCCTTCTGGAGGGCTGAGCTGAGCCACGAGACGGACAACATGGTGACGGAGATAGCTGCTCTCACTGAGGTCAAGAAGAGGCTGGAGAGAGCTTTGGCAGAGACTGAAGGACCCTTTCAG GTGTCTCAAGAGTGTTTGTACCACAGAGAGAAGCGGATGTCCATCGATCTGGTACATGACGATGTGGAGAAGGACCTCATAAAG GAAGTGGAAGTCATCAAGTTGTGTCAAGAAAGGATGAGGCGACATCTGGACCGATCCGTCTCCCAGCTGGC GTCTAACAGGGCAGCCCTGCATGAACTGGAACGAGACATGAATGACAAAGTGACAGCCCAGAGGATTGATGACAGGTGTCACCATCTGAGGAACACATCGGATGGTATCGGCTATTACAGAGGGATTGAAAGACTAGACCCTTC GCTCTCTCTGCCAGATTCGTGGTCCAAGTTCACAGACGACAACATCTTGCACTCCCAGAGCCAACGAGCTGCTACCCACAAACTCCGGGATGAGATAGACATCTTGCTGAACACCACATCCAATGAAATGTGGAGCCAGTTCAACAACGTCAACGTGGCCTTCACCAACCGCATATCGGAGACCGCCGACGCCAAGAGCAGCCTGCAGACACACCTGGCTAAG ACTCTGCAGGAGATTTTCCAGACCGAGATGCTGATTGAGTCTCTGAAAAAAGCCCTGAGAGACAAAGAGTGCCCTTTGAAAGTGGCTCAAACCAGGCTGGAGGAGAGGACCCGCAGGCCAAACATAGAGCTCTGCAGAGACAACCCACATCATAG ACTTGTGAGCGAGGTGAGAGAGATCGAGGACACCATTCACAAGCTTCAGGAGAGGCTGATGGAGGCTGAGAACACTTTGCAGACTCTGGTGAAGACCAAAGTGAACCTGGAGCACGACCTGTCCATCAAGGCCAACTCACTCTTCCTGGACCAGGAGAAGTGCATGAGCATACGTAAGAGTTTTCCCAGCATGCCCCGTCTGGTGGGCTTCACCTAA